The following are from one region of the Microbacterium sp. BK668 genome:
- the helR gene encoding RNA polymerase recycling motor ATPase HelR: protein MTPLTTSAFDLPRNLAAKADPALIEDDERHFAAIAASLAQTIADLSGRLDALRLTPGGEGQAALERDLEIHRVSARLRALRRFGLDLCLGRIVPEDGEPVYIGRFGLRDAAGRRLLVDWRAPAAEPFFAATHADPRGLASRRRYRWASGRVRDYWDEVFTPEGLASSAALDDQSAFIASLGSDRSARMRDVLGTIQSDQDAIIRAGSKGALVVDGGPGTGKTVVALHRAAYLLYADPRLGEGSGGVLFVGPHEQYLAYVSDVLPRLGEESVQTCMIRDLVREGAAATPEHDPAVARLKTDARMIDAIEPAVALYEEPPTTRLVVDTPWAELELTPQDWAEAFASAEPGTPHNEARDDVWETLLEILGDQIDDEVPLHQLRRVLARHEELSRVCQRAWPLVEASVVVSDLWSVPAYLRRCAPWLDPAEVQLLQRADPSAWTEADLPLLDAARRRLGDPGASRRKQRRDAALAAERAERERVADELIAADDSEMLVMTMLRGQDFVTSLDDESALPRADADLLAGPFAHVIVDEAQELTDAQWRMLLSRCPSRSFTIVGDRAQARHGFTESWEERLARVGLRDISLASLTINYRTPEEVMAVAEPVIRAAIPDANVPTSVRSAGVPVHYGAAAERDGLLRAWLAEHAEGEGVACVIGDPTFAGSARVRALDPEHVKGLEFDLVVVVDPDGFGEGIEGAVDRYVAMTRATQRLAVLTT, encoded by the coding sequence AGACGATCGCCGACCTCTCGGGCCGGCTCGACGCCCTCCGCCTGACGCCGGGCGGCGAGGGCCAGGCGGCGCTCGAGCGCGACCTGGAGATCCACCGGGTGAGCGCGCGCCTGCGCGCGCTGCGCCGCTTCGGCCTCGACCTGTGCCTCGGCCGGATCGTTCCCGAGGATGGCGAGCCGGTCTACATCGGGCGATTCGGACTGAGGGATGCCGCGGGCCGGCGCCTTCTCGTCGATTGGCGCGCGCCGGCTGCCGAACCCTTCTTCGCCGCGACGCACGCCGACCCGCGCGGCCTCGCGAGCCGCCGTCGCTACCGCTGGGCGAGCGGACGCGTTCGCGACTACTGGGACGAGGTCTTCACCCCCGAGGGCCTCGCGTCGAGCGCTGCGCTCGACGATCAGTCCGCCTTCATCGCGAGCCTCGGGAGCGACCGGTCGGCGCGCATGCGCGACGTCCTGGGCACGATCCAGTCCGACCAGGACGCCATCATCCGCGCCGGGTCCAAGGGTGCGCTCGTCGTGGACGGCGGGCCGGGCACGGGCAAGACCGTGGTCGCCCTGCACCGAGCCGCCTATCTCCTCTACGCCGACCCGCGCCTCGGCGAGGGAAGCGGTGGCGTGTTGTTCGTCGGTCCGCACGAGCAGTACCTCGCGTACGTGTCCGACGTCCTGCCGAGGCTCGGCGAGGAGTCGGTGCAGACCTGCATGATCCGCGACCTCGTCCGCGAAGGGGCGGCCGCGACGCCCGAGCACGATCCCGCAGTGGCGCGGCTCAAGACCGACGCCCGGATGATCGACGCCATCGAGCCCGCCGTCGCGCTCTACGAGGAGCCGCCGACGACCCGGCTCGTCGTCGATACGCCGTGGGCGGAGCTCGAGCTGACCCCGCAGGACTGGGCCGAGGCCTTCGCCTCGGCGGAGCCCGGCACGCCGCACAACGAGGCGCGCGACGACGTGTGGGAGACCCTCCTCGAGATCCTCGGCGATCAGATCGACGACGAGGTGCCGCTGCACCAGCTCCGCCGCGTGCTGGCTCGCCACGAGGAGCTGAGCCGCGTCTGCCAGCGCGCGTGGCCGCTGGTCGAGGCATCCGTCGTCGTCTCCGACCTGTGGTCCGTCCCGGCGTACCTCCGCCGCTGCGCGCCCTGGCTCGACCCCGCAGAGGTCCAGCTCCTGCAGCGGGCGGATCCCTCGGCCTGGACCGAGGCCGATCTTCCGCTCCTCGACGCCGCCCGTCGGCGGCTCGGCGACCCCGGCGCGTCGCGAAGGAAGCAGCGGCGGGACGCGGCGCTCGCCGCCGAGCGGGCGGAGCGCGAGCGCGTCGCGGACGAGCTCATCGCAGCGGACGACTCCGAGATGCTCGTCATGACGATGCTGCGCGGCCAGGATTTCGTCACCTCTCTCGACGACGAGTCCGCACTTCCCCGTGCCGATGCCGACCTCCTGGCGGGGCCGTTCGCGCACGTCATCGTCGACGAGGCGCAGGAGCTGACGGATGCCCAGTGGCGGATGCTGCTGAGCCGCTGCCCGTCGCGCAGCTTCACGATCGTCGGCGACCGCGCGCAGGCGCGCCACGGGTTCACCGAGTCGTGGGAGGAGCGTCTGGCCCGCGTCGGGCTGCGCGACATCTCGCTCGCGTCGCTCACGATCAACTACCGCACGCCCGAGGAGGTCATGGCTGTGGCCGAGCCGGTCATCCGCGCCGCGATCCCCGACGCCAACGTGCCGACATCCGTCCGGAGCGCGGGGGTGCCGGTGCACTACGGCGCCGCGGCCGAGCGCGACGGCCTCCTCCGCGCGTGGCTCGCGGAACACGCGGAAGGGGAGGGCGTCGCGTGCGTGATCGGCGACCCGACGTTCGCCGGCTCGGCCCGCGTGCGCGCGCTCGACCCCGAGCACGTCAAGGGACTCGAGTTCGACCTCGTCGTGGTCGTCGACCCGGACGGCTTCGGCGAGGGCATCGAGGGCGCGGTCGACCGGTACGTCGCCATGACGCGCGCGACGCAGCGGCTCGCCGTGCTCACGACCTGA